The sequence below is a genomic window from Acetobacter vaccinii.
GTTCAAACGAGCGCCGAATCAGCGCCCTTATCGTCCTTGAATCGTCAACAATCAGAACCCGTACCGGCTTGTCCATGGGCTCAGCCACCCTTCCTGTAAATCGTCGGGGCCACCTGCTCCAGCCCACATTCACGCAAGGAGACAACCCGTTCCGAATGCCCGACATACAGGAACCCACCAGGTTCGAGCTTGTCAGCCAGCCGGCGCCACAGACGCTCACGCGTGACTTCATCAAAATAAATAACCACGTTGCGGCATAGAATGGCTGAAAACAGCCCTTTCATCGGCCACTCGGCGTTGAGATTAAGCACACGGAACGCAGGCAGCCCGCAAATAGGCCCTGCAAAACGCAGTTGGCCCTGTCCGGCTGGTTCCATGAACCTGTTTCTCATATCGAGCGAAATACCCTCGGTTTCCGCTTCTGGATAGAGGCCCGATGCCGCCTGTGCGACAACGTTGGAATTAATGTCCGTCGCCAGTATCCGCACGTCGTATGTCGGGGCCTCGGGAAAGACCGACATGATCGACATGGCCATGCTCCACGGCTCCGGCCCGGTAGAGCAGGCAGCAGACCACAGCCTGACCCGCCCCCCGGCCCGGGCACGGCTGCTCAGCGCAGGCATGACCTCTTCTTCCAGGTGGGTGAAGTGGTTTTTTTCCCGAAAGAAGCTCGTGACATTGGTTGTCAGCGCGCAGATGAGTTTTTCAAGCTCGACCTGCCCGGCTGGCCCCTGCACAAAATCCAGATAATCCCGAAAGCTGGCCTTTGCGTTTTCACGCACCCTGCGGGCCACGCGGGAATAGACCAGCGTACGCTTGGACTCGGGCAGGAAAATACCTGCCACGTCCTTTGCTATCCCCCGCACCCTCTGGAAGTCGGCATCCGTGTACTCTGGATCAGTGATAGCCATGATGTCATTCTGCAACCGCGTCGCCAACCAACTGGCTGACAACACTTTCAAGACGCAGCACACCGATCATGCGCCGGTCATCCTGCGACCGCCGACCCAGCAGGACCAGCCCGCTCAGGCAGCTATTCTCATCCGAAACCGCCTGGATATCGTCAATGTTGATATCGGCCATGTCGATCACGCGGTCCACCAGCAGCCCGCAGACAATGCCGTTCTTGGACTCCACAATCACCACGACCCGGCGCGGGTTGTCGGCCTGTGGCTCAACATTAAGGCACACGGCAAGGTCCACGACGGTCAGAATGACACCGCGCAGATTGATGGCCCCGCACACATAATGCGGCGCAAAAGGCAGAGGGGTTGTTTTTTCAAACCCCCGGATTTCGCGCACGCTCAGGATCGGAATGCAGTATTCCTGTTCCCCCACGGCAAACACGATCATTTTTACGATCTTGGCGTCCGCTACCGCTGCTTCTTCCGTCATATCCCTGTTTCCCAAATCAAAAGCTGATCGTCATGCTGTGGTGTGTTACGCGGCCAGGCCCGTGCGGATATCCGACGACCTGGTGTCAATCCGTCCGATGGCAGTCGCAATCAGCGCGGGAACGTCGAGAATGAGAGACACGCTACCATCACCCAGAATGGTCGCCGCCGAAACGCCGGGGATCTGCTGGTAGTTTTTCTCAATACTCTTGATAACAACCTGCGCCTGGTCACGGATTTCATCAACGATCAGGGCAGCACGCGCCCCGGATTCGTTTTCGACAATCAGAATGACCGTGTCTTCAGGCTCTTCCGACGGGGTGGTGGATTTAAGCCCCAGTTCGGTCGCCAGTGGCAGCAGCGGCATGCAGTTGCCACGGATCGACACCACATTTTCCCCATCGGGCAGGATATACACATCCTGATGCGCGATCAGCATGGTTTCCACCACCGAGGAAATGGGGATGACCATGACAGACCCGCCTGCGGAAATCAGCATGCCGTCCAGCACAGCCAGCGTCAGCGGCAGGCTGAGGCAGAAGGTCGTGCCTTCGCCCTGCACACTGTTGATCGTCACGCGCCCGCCGAGGCTGAGAATGGCCTGCTTGACCACATCCATGCCCACGCCACGCCCCGACAGGTCGGACACCTTATCAGCGGTGGAAAAGCCGGGGGCGAAGATGAGGTTGTTGATCTCATCATCACTCAGCGTTGCATCGGGGGCGACAATGCCGCGCTGGACAGCAATGGCCAGCACGCGCTCGCGGTTGATCCCGCCCCCATCGTCCTTGATGGTAATGAGAATACGCCCGGACCTGTGGCTGGCCGAGAGCAGAATATGACCAGCTGCAGGCTTGCCTGCGGCCACACGCTTGTCGGCACGCTCTATCCCATGGTCCACCGCGTTACGCAGCATATGGGTCAGCGGGTCGCTCAGCTTTTCCACCAGGGTGCGGTCCACTTCCGTGTCCTCACCCTCCAGCGTCAGCACAACGTCCTTATCGGTCATGGAGCAAGCTTCACGCACAACGCGCTGCATACGCTGGAACACGCTGCGCACAGGCTGTGCCCGCACCGCCATGACCGCGTCCTGAATGTCGCGCGTCAGGGACTGCATGCCGCTGACACTCTCAGCCAGTTCACGCTGGGCAGAAGACCCGTCCTTACGACACAGCGATTCCAGCGCTGCCTGAGCAATGACCAGTTCGCCCACAAGGTCCATCAGGTCATCAATACGGTGCAGATCCACGCGGATTGAGGCCGCCTGTTCCGACCGGCGGGCGGCACCCCCGGCTGCAGCAGCAGCCGGGGGTGGAGCAGCAGCCGGGGGTGGAGCAGACGGTGTAGCCGCAGTAGGGCTGCTCAGGGCTGCTGGCTCCGGGTCGTGCTCAAAGCTGGGCTCCACAACCGGAACAGGTGCGGGTGCCAGTTCTGGCTCTTCCACCACGGCGGCAGTGTCGGCAGCTTCAGCCGCAATGCTGTCGCCCCCTTCCCGCGTGATGGTGAAGTCACAGACATCACTCACCCAGTCGAACACGCCATGCACGGCATCTTCCTGCACCTGGGGCGGCAGGGCCACACGCCAGGACAGATACGATTTAACCGGCTCAACACCCGCCAGATCAGGCAGGGCCGCCCTGTCGCAGGTCGTATGCTGCACACCACCAGGCACAGCCGCCACAAGGTCGCCCAGGCTGATCAGCAGATTACGGGCATCATCCCCACGCTCATACATGGCGTCATGCGGGCGGAAGGTGACAACCAGCGCCGCCTCTTCCGCCACGGGTTCAACCGGGGCTGCGGGCTCGTCAAAATCAAAGCCGAAATCAACGGTCACGGGTTCGAAGTCAAACGGAACCGGCACAAAATCCTGCGGGATGACGTCATCCGTCGTCGCAGGCCCGGAGGAGCCTTTGTCCCCCGCGATAATGGCCTCCAGTTCCACCTGGCTTTCCGCCAGACGGGCCTGGTCAACCGATGAGCCACCACGGGCTTCGTCCACCAGATCGCTCAGAACATCCATGGCCTTGAGAAAGGTCTTGATGATCTCGGGCGTCGGCGTCACGCGGTCGGAGCGCAGGCCGTCGAGAGAACTTTCAAACACATGGGCAAAACGCACAAGGTTCTCGAGCCCGAATGAGGCCGCGCCACCCTTGATCGAATGAACGGCGCGGAAGACGGCATTGATTGTCTCATGCCCGGCTTCCCCATCCGAAAGTGCTGACAGCCCACGCTCCAGTTCCTGGAGCTGCTCGTCGCACTCCTGGAAAAAGACCTGCAGGATATCATCCATGTCATCACTCATGCTGGAGACCTTCCTTGTTCCTCAGGCGGTAACCCGGCGAATGGCTGCCACAAGGCTATCGGTGCTGAATGGCTTTACAATCCACCCGGTCGCGCCAGCAGCGCGGGCGCGGGCCTTTTTTTCGGGGTCGCTTTCCGTGGTCAGTACAATAATCGGCAGATGCTTGTACTGCGCAATCGCACGGACAGCCTCGATCAGCCCGAAACCATCCATGCGGGGCATGTTGATATCGGTAATGATCGCGTTGGGCGTAGGTGTCGCACCCTGGAGAACCTCCAGCCCTTCCACACCATCCCCACCCTGGATGACGTCATACCCGGCCCCCTCCAGAGCCTTGCGCAGCATGCTTTGCATGGTGCGGGAGTCATCAACCGTGAGGATACGTATGGCCTGTGTTCCCACCATAATTCATTGCTCCTTGGGAGAGATTTTCTGTTCTGGCAGGAATTCACCGACCCCAAAAAGGGTATACGCTTCCCTGACCTGTTCTGACGGCGCGACAAGGGTGCACCCGCTCGCAAGGAGCAGCTGGAGACAGAGCCCCCCGACATAACTGACACCCGAGACATCAAGGCTGACCGGACCCCCGCCAGCCTGTGCCACCGCCTGACTGATCGTTTCTTTCAAGCCCGGAGCGGCCGCCGTGTCCAGCCTCCCCGACACTGTCACGCAGGATATGTCTGACACGGTTTGTGCCTGCTCGACATGTGATGACATCAGAATTCCTCCCACCCCTGGTCGGAGGAGGTCGTCGGCAGGGGCGTTGCGGCAGGGGCCGCCGGAGCAGGAGCCACGGCAGGCGTCGTTGTCGCGGCAACCCGCAGGGGCCTGCTGGGCGCTGCGGGGCGCGGGGCCGGGGCGCTGACGGTCTTTTTCTGAGCAAAGCTGATATCATGCCCGATGCGGAAGCGGCTCAGGGTCTGGATCAGGGTCCGGGTTTCAGACGTCAGATTATGGCTGGCGGCGGTTGTTTCTTCCACCATGGCCGCGTTCTGCTGGGTCACCTGGTCCATGTCGCCGATGGAAACCGTGATTTCGGACAGGCGCTGGGCCTGATCCTGGGTGGAAACGGAAATTTCCTCCACACGGGTGGCAATGTTCTGTGTGCTGCCTGCAAAGTCGTTCAGGTAATGGCCGGTCTGCTGGACCAGATCCACCCCTTTGTCCACCTGCTCGGCAGAAAGGGAGATCAGGCGTTTGATCTCGCTTGCGGAGCGGGCGGACTGTTCTGCCAGCGAGCGCACTTCCTGCGCCACCACGGCAAAGCCGCGACCGGCGTCACCCGCACGGGCGGCCTCGACCCCGGCATTCAGCGCCAGCACGTTGGTCTGGAAGGCAATGCCGTCAATGACGGAAATGATCTCGCCAATCGCGTCGGAGGATTTCTTGATCCCGTCCATGGCGTCGGTTGTCTCGGCCATGACCGTGTTGGCCAGCTT
It includes:
- a CDS encoding CheR family methyltransferase — protein: MAITDPEYTDADFQRVRGIAKDVAGIFLPESKRTLVYSRVARRVRENAKASFRDYLDFVQGPAGQVELEKLICALTTNVTSFFREKNHFTHLEEEVMPALSSRARAGGRVRLWSAACSTGPEPWSMAMSIMSVFPEAPTYDVRILATDINSNVVAQAASGLYPEAETEGISLDMRNRFMEPAGQGQLRFAGPICGLPAFRVLNLNAEWPMKGLFSAILCRNVVIYFDEVTRERLWRRLADKLEPGGFLYVGHSERVVSLRECGLEQVAPTIYRKGG
- a CDS encoding chemotaxis protein CheW, whose amino-acid sequence is MTEEAAVADAKIVKMIVFAVGEQEYCIPILSVREIRGFEKTTPLPFAPHYVCGAINLRGVILTVVDLAVCLNVEPQADNPRRVVVIVESKNGIVCGLLVDRVIDMADINIDDIQAVSDENSCLSGLVLLGRRSQDDRRMIGVLRLESVVSQLVGDAVAE
- a CDS encoding chemotaxis protein CheA, whose product is MSDDMDDILQVFFQECDEQLQELERGLSALSDGEAGHETINAVFRAVHSIKGGAASFGLENLVRFAHVFESSLDGLRSDRVTPTPEIIKTFLKAMDVLSDLVDEARGGSSVDQARLAESQVELEAIIAGDKGSSGPATTDDVIPQDFVPVPFDFEPVTVDFGFDFDEPAAPVEPVAEEAALVVTFRPHDAMYERGDDARNLLISLGDLVAAVPGGVQHTTCDRAALPDLAGVEPVKSYLSWRVALPPQVQEDAVHGVFDWVSDVCDFTITREGGDSIAAEAADTAAVVEEPELAPAPVPVVEPSFEHDPEPAALSSPTAATPSAPPPAAAPPPAAAAAGGAARRSEQAASIRVDLHRIDDLMDLVGELVIAQAALESLCRKDGSSAQRELAESVSGMQSLTRDIQDAVMAVRAQPVRSVFQRMQRVVREACSMTDKDVVLTLEGEDTEVDRTLVEKLSDPLTHMLRNAVDHGIERADKRVAAGKPAAGHILLSASHRSGRILITIKDDGGGINRERVLAIAVQRGIVAPDATLSDDEINNLIFAPGFSTADKVSDLSGRGVGMDVVKQAILSLGGRVTINSVQGEGTTFCLSLPLTLAVLDGMLISAGGSVMVIPISSVVETMLIAHQDVYILPDGENVVSIRGNCMPLLPLATELGLKSTTPSEEPEDTVILIVENESGARAALIVDEIRDQAQVVIKSIEKNYQQIPGVSAATILGDGSVSLILDVPALIATAIGRIDTRSSDIRTGLAA
- a CDS encoding response regulator, whose protein sequence is MVGTQAIRILTVDDSRTMQSMLRKALEGAGYDVIQGGDGVEGLEVLQGATPTPNAIITDINMPRMDGFGLIEAVRAIAQYKHLPIIVLTTESDPEKKARARAAGATGWIVKPFSTDSLVAAIRRVTA
- a CDS encoding STAS domain-containing protein, whose amino-acid sequence is MSSHVEQAQTVSDISCVTVSGRLDTAAAPGLKETISQAVAQAGGGPVSLDVSGVSYVGGLCLQLLLASGCTLVAPSEQVREAYTLFGVGEFLPEQKISPKEQ